CCTTGGCGAATGCTGCTGTCGGACGATCCGGAGCTGATGCGGTGCATGCGCTCGCAGAAGCATATATAGCCTTTGCCCGTACTCATCCCGGATCGTATGAAGCCACACTGCTGGCACCTGATCCGAGGGACCCGGAGGTTCAACAGGCGGGGAATGAAATTGTGGATCTTGCCGTACGTGTACTGAATGCGTATGGTCTGGAAGGCGAGGCGGCCATTCATGCTACGCGCGGATTGCGAAGCATGCTCCATGGGTTCGCTTCCTTGGAGCAAAGAGGGGGATTCAATCTTCGGCTTGATGTTGATAGGAGCCTCCATCTATTGATCGATGCGTTTCTTGCCGGGATCCATACGATGAAGCAATACGGAAAACCGGATCGTGATTGAGAAATCATCTTTTCATGACTTCTTCATAAGTTCTTTATTTTTCGGGACTATTCTAAACATGTAAGGGACTTTGCAAGTGATGAAATATGATTCATGATTTGGAATTTTTACAAAATAATCTTTTTTAAATTTGGTATTCTGGATGCTATATACATACAATGATTCACTTGAATCCGTAACGTTACGGATTCTGGATTTATTTTTGTAGACCTTTAGATTTATACCAAATATCTTTTCTTATAACCTCCACGTACCCATTATTTATTTTGAGTGCTATTTCTTCCCTTATATCATGACCTGGAATTTCATAAAAGTCACTATGATTCATAGTTCCAATTTCCTTACCTATTGATTTAACGAGATTATTCGTAACGACATATTGATAGCCATTAAAATTTACAAATGCAATTGTGGTTGAGTTCTCTTTTAAAGGACTTTGTAAAGTTGAACATCCAACCAAAGAAATACATAGACTCAAAATACCAAGAAATATTTTAAACATAACAATTCCTCCTTGTATAATTATTGACGAAATCCCAGTT
Above is a window of Fodinisporobacter ferrooxydans DNA encoding:
- a CDS encoding TetR/AcrR family transcriptional regulator, producing MSPRIGLDLHTILQAASEIADTHGIDAVTLASLAQKLGIRSPSLYNHVNGLQDLRKKLAIYGIEQLHSALANAAVGRSGADAVHALAEAYIAFARTHPGSYEATLLAPDPRDPEVQQAGNEIVDLAVRVLNAYGLEGEAAIHATRGLRSMLHGFASLEQRGGFNLRLDVDRSLHLLIDAFLAGIHTMKQYGKPDRD